From the genome of Argonema galeatum A003/A1:
TTAATTCGTTAACGCCTGTTTCTCGCCCTTCATACAAAAAGGCACTAGCAGTCGTCACAAAACTGTATGAGAGCGTACCATTAGCAGGTATGTTCCATTTGACTGATGGTATAAATACCTGCGAAGGGTCAGCACTTCCAGCTTGAACGTCCGCTCTAATCAAAGCAGCGATCGCATCTGGATCGAAGAAAACTGATGAGCGACGACCCTCCCTTAAACCAGACAGTTGAAAGTGTTCAAATAATTGTTTATTGGAGAGCCTTGTTCCTTGAGACAAGTCTAGATCTGGGTTGTTGAAGCGATAGTAATCTGGATCGAATAGAAGCGATGGGCGTAGTCCCTGCTCTAAACCAGTATTTTGAAAGTCTGCAAACGCTTGGCGGGGGGTCACCCCAGCTTCACGCAGGGTGCGGTTATCGCGACGGTTGTTATCCAGGTAGTAGTTGACATCAAAAAACTGTGAAAAGCGCCGTCCATCGTCCAACCCGAACTGTTGAAAATGATTGAAAGCTTCCCGGCGAGTGTCAACTCCTGACACAACCAAGTCTGGATTGTTAGCTATGTAATATTCCAGGTCGAGATATGGTGAGAATTTTCGTCCGTCGTTATCCAGACCGAAGTTTTGGAAGTGTTCCAACAATTGCGTGTCGGTAACTATTCCCGCTACCGCCAAGTCTGGGTTGTTCCTTCGATAAAAATCGGGGTCAAAAAACTGCGTAACCGCCGTTCCACCTCCCCCACCCAGACCAGTAGTTACCAATAAATCGAACAAGTCTCTATTGCTCAGCCCAGACAGGTTCTGGTTGCTATTTCGATAGAAATTTAAATCGATAACTTGTGAAAAAGTTCGTCCTTCATTTACCCCAAAGTTTTGGAAGTGTTCAAACAATTGCTCATTGTTCAAACTTGCCAGGTCTGGGTTGCTATTTCGATATGTATTTAGATCGAAAAACCGTGAAAAAGGAAGCGCTTGAGGCACACCAACGTTTTGCAGGTTTTCCCACAATGCTCTATTGCTCAGTTCCCCCAGTCCGCTGTTGCTAGCTCGATAGTAATTCAGATCGAAGAACGGCGAAAGGGGACGCCCCTCATCCAGACCAGATGTTATCAATTGTTCCGCTAATTGTCTATTGCTTAGCTGCGCGAGATCTGAGTTTCTAGCTCGATAGAAATCGAGATCTAAAAACGGGGAGAAAGAACGACCCTCTTTTAAACCAACGCTTTGAAAATGATCCAACAATTGTGCATCCGTAACCAATCCCGCTTGCGCTAAATCTGGGTTGGCTTCTCGGTAAAATCCCACATCCAAAAACTGCGTGACCGGAGATTGAACAAAACCCCCAGAAAGTTGAAATTGCTCGAACAATTGTTCGTTGCTCAACCCAGCGAAGTTGGGATTGCTAGCTCGATAGGAATTTAAATCAATAATTAGTGAGAAGCTTCGCCCCTCAGCTAACCCAGATTTTTTTAAATGCTCAAACAATTGCGCCCTGTCCAACCCCGCTAGATCTGGGTTATTTTGTTGATAAAAATCTAAATCAATCAACGGTGAAAATCTGCGATTTTCTGCAACTCCAGCACTGAGAAACTGATTTATTAATTGTTGATTATCAAGGTTTTTTAACTCTGGGTTGCTATTGCGGTAGAAACTTAGATCGAAGAAGGGCGAAGCTCTGAGCCCTTGGCTAACACCAGTTGTCAGGAAGTGTCGCAATAAATCTCGATCGTTTAAGTTAGCTAATCCTGGATTGCTAGCTCTATAGAAACTATCATCATATATTTCTTCTATGTTCAAGGGCAAAACAACAGGTGGGAACATAATTTTTTCCTAGCAGATATAAACTGATACCTACAAATAGGGTGCCTACACTAGCACCCTACCTGTAATTTATACAGACGTAAAATCGGCACTGGTAATAGCTATAGATGGAACACCAGTCAACACAGCCAAATATTCACCAGTATTAGCAAGCCGGATGAAAGTATCGTTCGGGTTAGTGCCTGGGACAATCCTGATTTCGGGAAATGTCAGACCAAGAGCTAAACCAATCCTATCCTGACCATCCGTGAAATCAGTAATAGTGTCAATCATTTCTGGATTAAGACTACCTTGACCGCGAGCCACTACGAAAATATCGTTTCCAGGGCCACCATTTAATATATCTCTACCAGAAGCGCTGTTAATCCGGTCATCGCCTCCTCCGCCTGAAATGTTATTGGACAAATTGTTGCCCAATATTTCATCATTGCCCTGAGAACCTATCAGGTTTTCCAGCTCGAAGCCAAAAGCAAGGGTGGTGCCAAAGCTGTTAGTATTCAAGGCGAGCGGAGGGAGAGGCGTCTGGCTGGTACTATTAGGATTGGGAACAGAATAGGTAGCTCCGTTAAGGGCAAGCTGAGTTGTATTTTGACCTCCTTCATTCATGTCAAAGTAATAACCAAATGAAATCGATGGGAGTGCGGAAAAGTCGAAAGTATCAATTCCGCCGCTATCGAAAATTGTCTGCTTTACTCCATTTCTCCCGCCGCTCTGATTTAACCCAATAAAGTTGTTGAAGTCAAACCGATAAGTTGTATCCGTGCTGTTTAAATAACCCGCACCGTAGAGGTACTGCAAAGCACGGATATCATAGGACATCGGCGTACTTGCAAATGAGCCGTTGTATGTATTGGGAGAAATATTCCGGGTCATTACGGTGTTTGTATTGTTATCCTTCCCCACAGCAAGAGTTGGCTCAAAAAAGATGGGGTCTCTTTGTCTGTCGGGAAATTCCAAACCCAGAGCAGTACCGATTATGGAAAGCAAAGTTTCGTAGTTAAAACTGCCAGGACCCTGAGCGAAATCGACTCCGGAATTTAAATGCACGTCACCGGCGATACCCGAACCTGCAACATCTGAGGGCGCGTAGCCATAGCCCGCTCTATTCTGAGCGGCTGGCCCATCGGAAAGCATGATCCGGATGCGACCGACATTGGGAGGGTTGTCTGGAACCTCAATCACATTGATGCCCATCACTTCGTCATACTTTCGCAAAATATCGCGAGCATTGTTTTTAACAGCGTCGGACACTTCCCTAATCCCAGTCTCTTGTCCTTCGTACAAAAATGCACTCGCAGTGCTAACAAAGCTATACGTGAGGATGCCATTAGCTGGGATGTCGCCCCATCTGGCTGCATTTTGAAGCCACTGAGCTACTGGCCCATCCGAGTCTCGATTCGGTGGCGCAACTAAGGGAGCGATGTCATTTGGATTAAACAAAACTGACGCCGGACGTGCCAGTTGGAAACCGCTAAGTTGAAAATCTTCAAACGCTTGTTTGAACGTGGTTCCTCTAGCAGCCAAATCGGGGTTATTTGCTAAGTAATAAACCGGGTTAAATAGGATTGATGGGCGGCGTCCCTCATTAACACCAGAGTTTTGAAAGTGAGCAAAGGCTTGCCGAAAATTCATCCCTTGTTGACGCAAGTCGGGGTTGTTATCCAGATAGTATCTGACATCAAAAAATTGTGAAAATGGGCGTCCTTCGTTCAACCCGTAACGTTGAAAATGCTCGTACAATTCCCGCCGCGTATTCACTCCCGCCGTCAGCAAGTCTGGGTTATTATCTCCGTAGTATTCCAAATCCAGATATGGTGAGAATTTTCGCCCGTCATTATCCAAACCTAAGTTTTGGAAGTGTTCCAACAATTGTGTATCAGTAACTATTCCCACTACAGCCAAGTCTGGGTTGTTCCTTCGATAAAAATCGGGGTCAAAAAACTGGGTGGCGGCAGTTCCCCCTCCCCGACCTATACCAGTAGTTACCAATATCTCAAATAAGTCTCTATTGCTCAGTCCAGTCAGGTCTGGGTTGCTATTTCGATACACATTTAAGTCAATTACTGGTGAGAATGTTCGCCCCTCATTTAATCCAAAATTTTGGAAGTGTTCAAACAATTGCTCATTGTCTAAACTGGCCAGGTCTGGGTTGCTAGCTCGGTATAAATTTAGGTCGAAAAACGGTGATAAAGCCAGCCCCCCAGGCACACCGACGTTTTGCAGGTGTAACCACGATTCTCTATTTTCCAGTGTATCCAGTCCGGGGTTGCTAGCTCGATAGTAATTGAGATCGAAGAAGGGTGAAAGAGGACGCCCCTGATCGAGACCTGCGGTTATTAATTGTTCCGCTAATTCTCTATTGTTCAGTTCTCCGAGATCTGGGTTTCTAGAACGATAAAATTCAAGATCGAAAAATGGTGAAAAAGGACGACCTTCTTTCAAACCAAAATCTTGAAAGTGTTCCCACAATTGTTTATTATTCAAGGCACCCAAGTCTCGGTTGCCGTTCTGATAGAAACTGAGATCGAAGTACAACGAAAAAGGACGACCTTGAGGCAACCCAGTGGTTTGAAAATGCTCGAATAATTCTCTGTTGTTCAGCCTCAGTAAGTCAGGGTTTTTATTTTTATATTCGCTGATATTAAAGAACAGTGAGGCATCACGTCCCTGGTCTATCCCAGAAATGAGAAAGTTTTGTAATAATTGTTGATTAGTCGTGACATTTTCTTCTAGCAAGTTTTCAGCGTTTCGGGAGCGATATATATCGAAGTCGAAATATGGTGAAAATTCACGCCCTTGAGATAATCCGTTGAGTTGAAATTGCTCGAACAATTGTCTATAGTTCAAATTTGCCAAATCGGCGTTATTGTTTTTATAAAAATTTAGATCCAGCACGGGTGAGAAAGAACGAAACCCTTCCGCCACACCAAAGTTTCTAAAGTGCCGAAACAAATCAACATTGTCTAAATTGGCTAAATCTGGATTGCTAGCCCTATAGAAATCTAGATCGAAGAATTGTGAGAATTGGCGACCGCTAGCCAGACCTTGATTTAGAAAATTATCGAACAGTTGTCTAGGGGTTAAGTTTGAGTTAACAAATTCGGGGTTTGCGGCTTTGTAGAAGTTTACATCGAAGAAAGGGGAGAATCGGCGACCTTGGTTGATACCGAAATTTAGGAAATGTTGGAATAAATCTCGACTATTTAAGTTTGCTAAGTCTGGGTTAAAAGCTCGATAGAAATTTTCGTCATATATTTCTTGTGTATTTAAGGGGACAGCAGCAGTTGTCGGCATAGTTTTTTTCCTGGCAGATACAAGCTGGTATCAAGTCGATTTAATCATTGTAATATTGACTGCGGTTAAAACCGCACGAGTCGCGTTCGGGCTTCGTCAATTTATTGCAAAGCCCAAACGCTCCCGGATTAAACAAGTGTGAAGTCGGCATTAGAGATCGCGAAAGATGGAACACCTGCCAGTATAGCTAAGTATTCACCGCTGCTAGCTACCCTGATAAAAGTATCATTCGGATTGGTACCCGGAGTGATAGTGATGCGGTCAAATCTCAGACCAGCACTTAAACCAATCAGATCTTGACCATCTGTGAAGTCGGTAATAACGTCAGCCGATGCTGGACTTGGCCCCCCGTCGCTCGGAGCCATTATAAATATATCAGATCCGCTGCCACCACTTATTACATCTGCACCACCCGCGCCTGTAATTGTGTCATTTCCTGCTGCGCCTGCAATGTTGTTGGAGAAATTGTTTCCCAATATTTCATCATCGCCTTGAGAACCTATCAAGTTTTCTAGCTCAAACCCAAAACCAATAGTTGTGCCAAAGCTGTTAGTAGTGAATGTACCGAAGCTATTTTGATAGGTGGCTCCATTGAGGGCAAGTTGTGTGGTGTTGTAACCTCCTTCATTCATGTCAAAGTAATAACCGAATAGGGTGGATTGTAAGGCGGAAAAGTCAAATGTATCAATTCCGCCACCATCCCAAATTGTTTGCTTTATGCCATTTTGCCCATTTGATTCGTTTAGCCCGATGAAATTGTTGGCATCAAACCTATAGACTGTATCCCCATCGTTGAAATAACTGGCACCATATATTAACTGCAAAGCACGGATATCATAGGCCATCGGTGTGCTTGCAGGGGAACCAGTGTATGTTCCGGGGAACAAGTTGTAGGTCATTACGGTGTTGCTATTGTTATCCCTCCCTCCAGGGAGAACTGGCTCACCATCATCTACTTGGGGGTTATCATCAAAGGGATGTTGCAGGCCCAAAGCATGACCGATTTCGTGCAGTATCACCTCATAGCCGAAACTCCCAGGCCCACCCGAAAAATCTACCAAACTCGTATTGTTAGTTAAATGTACGTCGCCAGCAAGATTACCAGCACTGTTAATGTCAGCGGGGTCTCCGGGGTAGTAGGCATAAGCATAGACGTTTCCGTCAAGAGACTGCTGTATAGGCCCATCAGAAAACATGAACCGCAGCTGGCCGAAGTTGGGAGGTCTGTCTGAAACCTCAACAAGCTCGAATGGCAGTACGTTGTCATACTGTTGCAGCATATTGCGGATATTGTTCTTAATTTGGGGGCTCAATTCTCTGACACCGGATTCTGGCCCTTCGTATAAACCCGCACTGGCTGTGGTAACAAAGCTGTATGTGAGTACACCATTGGGCGGGACGTTCCATCTGAATTGCGGTATTTGTGACTGAGGTCGATTTATCTGAGTTGGGATGGTTCCGAGAATGAACGGCTCTATAAATCTTGGCACAAAAAAGATGGAGGCCGATCGTCTCTCGTTAACACCTGTGGTTTCAAAGTGTTCCAGCGCTTGTCTGTATGTGAGTCCTGTTCTAGCTAGGTCGGAATTGTTGGCTAGATAATATACTGGGTCAAATATCAGGGAGGGTCGTCGTCCCTCGTTTATACCAATGTTTACAAAGTGATCGAATGCTTGTCGCGGGGTCAACCCGGCTGCTCTTAGGTCTGGCTGATTAGCTAGGTAGTAGTTGGCATCAAAGAAGGGTGAAAATCTCCGCCTTTCATCCAAACCACGGCTTTGAAAATGATTGAACAATTGTTGATTGGTCAACCCTGCTACATCTAAGTCCGGGTTGCTTTCTCGGTAGGAGTTGATATCGAAGTATGGAGTAAATTTTCGCCCGTCATTTATACCAAAGTTGAGAAAATGCTCTAAATAGTCCCTATTAGTTGGAGGGGGGTCGGTAGGGTTTTCTCGTAGACCATTTGTTGGATCTTCTAGATCTGGGTTGTTATCCCGGTAAAAATTTACATCAAATAAGGGTAAGAACGGGCGTCCATCTTGTATACCAGCAGTCAGAAAATGTTCTAATAATTGTAGGTTGTCAAAGCCAACAAGATCCGGGTTATTCTGCTGATAGTAATTGAGATCGATCAAGGGTGAAAATCTTCGCCCTTCGTAAACCCCGTATTCGATTAGATGTCTGAATAATTGGTTGTTGTCTAAATTGTTCAGATCGGCGTTACTAGACCGATATAAATCTAGATCTACTACGGGTGAAAACGTCCGTCCTTGGAAAAGACCTTCATTTAAAAACTGATTTACTAATAGCTGGGTTCTAAAAAGACCTGAAACGTCTGTGTTGTTAGCTCGATAGTACGTAAAGTCAACAAACGGTGAAAATCTGAGTCTTGATGTGAAACCGCGATCTGCTTCTATAAAACCGTATGTCAATAAGTGGTTTAATGCCTCATCGTCGCTCAGTTGAGCTAGGTCTGGATTGTTTAGTCGATAGTAATTTGCGTCAAATATGTCTTCTAGGGTTAAGCGCGTATCTTCTTGAGCCATGATTTATCTACCTTTTTAAAGTAACTTTTGTCAGGTCTATTCAAGTAAGTAAATTCAGATCCCCCTAAATCCCCCTTAAAAAGGGGGACTTTGATGCTAGGTTGTAGGGTGCGTCAGACCCCAAAATTTTGGAGATAATCACTAATTTTATCGCTCTAACGCACCCTACTTAATGGGATCTTCCGTATTTACTATGCTATTTGAGCGCTTGTGCAGAGGAGCAGAGGAATAAAAATGTTATTTTTTTGAACAAAAGCATAACAACTCCGAAAGAGCCGTTTTTTGGGCAAAAGGGTATTTGGCAAAAGGGCATTAATTATTCTCTCCCGCTCTCCCGCTCTCCCGCTAGCCCTTAGTTTGATTTTTACTGGCGCGTTGGGCGCGGGCTTCAGCAGAAGCCATTACTTCAGCCATGTTTTCTAGCATTTCACCGGGGTGATTTTCTAGAACTCTGGTGGAAAGGGAAATTCGGCTTCTTCCTTCGTCGAGATCGACTATCATTGCTTTAATGGGCTGACCTACTTGAAAGAAATTGGGGAGGGATTCGATATAGGTTTGGCTGATTTGTTTGATGTGGAGCAGACCAGTGGTTCCTCCCATATCGACGAATAGCCCGAAGGGCTTGATACTGCTAATTTTACCCTCTACTAGCTGTCCTAGTTCCATTTCGCTAAATCGGGCAGATTGACTGGCTAGGCGCTGGGAAAGTACCAGTTTGTCGCGAGTTCGATCTAGTTCCAAAAAGCTGGTGGTTAAGGCTTGACCGATTAGTTCTGGCATATTATCTTTTTCGATTAGGTGACTTCGGGGAATAAAGCCGCGCAATCCGCGAACATCGACGGTGACGCCACCTTTATTTACGCCGATAACTTTCACTTGAACTGATTGAGTGTTTTCCTGCATCTCGGCCAGTTTATCCCAAGTTTGCTTAATTTCCAGCTCCTTTAGAGAAACTGTGACTTGTCCGTCTGCATCTTGCTCGCGGATAATTAAAAAGTCTTGTTCTTCGCCTAAAGGCAACAGGGCGGATAAATCGTCTACTTCTTTTAAGGTAACTTCTTGAATAGGCAGAAAAGCAGAGGATTTGGCACCAATGTCAATATACGCTCCATCGTTGGTGTATTCAAAGGCTTTGCCCCGTACTACTTGCCCTTTTTCAAAGTTGAAGTCTTGTTTTTCTAGGGCTTTGGCAAAATCATCCATAGAAAAGGATGTGTTGTTTGCTTGAGAAGGGGTCGAGTTGGGTTTCATCTTTCAATCAACTAGATTAGGTTAATTTTGATTAATTCAGTGGGGCGGGACTAAATATGGCATAGCCAATTATGTATTTTAGCGATCGCAGTTACACAGGTGCGCGGAGGCTAAAGTTGCTTTTCAGGACTTACGCATTTGCCCCCCTAACCCCCCAAATCTGGGGGGGACAAGACTTCTTTTCCCCCAGATTTGGGGGCACAGGGGCGCGATCGCTAAAGTTGTTTTTGCTATGACCGAACTCGAAGGGCGACCACCCTTAGCATTTTACCTTTGGCTGTAATGAATTCTTGTCTTAGATCTGAGCTAAGAACGGCTGCAAAGCTTCTACAACCTTTGGGACATCCTCATTCACTTGAAGTTTTCACTAAGAGCTGAAACAACTGTTTAACCTGAGTCCAAGCAGCTTCTGCTGCTGTTGCATCGTAGCTACCGCGACGATCGCAGAAAAAACCGTGGTCAACACCATCGTAGCGAAAGACACGATGGTGAATGTGATGTTTTGTTAATTCTGCCTCAATTTGGTCAACCTGTTCGGCTGGAATGCTGGCATCGAGGATGCCAAAGAAGGCGTAGAGAGTGCCTTTGATGTCTTTGGTGCGGGTAATGGTGGGTTCGCCGCCGCCGGGAGTGCGAGTGGTAATGCCTGCGCCATAGAAAGAGGCGGTGGCTTTGATATCGGCTAAAGTTGCGGCAAGATAGGCAACGTGACCGCCAAAGCAGAAGCCTATGCAGCCAAAGCCGTCCTTTTTTACCTGAGAAAGGCTCTTAAGATAATCTATTGTGGCTTGAATATCGCTCAGCAGTTCTGATGCCTTGGTTTGTTGCGCGTAGTCCCGGCCAATTTGGATGTCGTCTGGGGTGTACCCAGTCTCAAAACCGGGGGCGATGCGCTGAAAGATTGCGGGTGCGATCGCAGTATACCCTTCCTTAGCAATTCGTTCCGTTACGTCCCGGATATGTTCGTTTACCCCGAAGATCTCCTGCAATACTATAACCGCTGGGAAAGGCGCTGGGCCAGTTGGCTCAGCATAGTAAGCATCAATTTGCAAGTCCCCATTGGTAACTTTGATGTTAGATGTGCGAATCTGTATGTCTGCCATTGTGATTTTGATCTTCGTGATGTCACCGTTTAGATTCTAGATTGAGAAGGCGGCAGAGATTGATATCTCACCCGGCTGGGTTATTTTATTTTTGTCCATATTCGGTATGATGCCTTTCCAGATAATCTATGCTAATGAGTACGGATTACCAACCTTGCTGGCGCTAATTTGTTTGCGCGATAACAATACACTGAATATATAGATAAAAACTCAGTTTTATGGTGCCTACCGTCAAATTATTTTCTCAATTACTGGATGTGAGTCCTTGGAGGCTCTAATATGGTTCAATTTCATATACAGCCGGATAGTGAAATTCCGGCATCAACTCAGCTATTTAATCAAATCCGGTTTGCGATCGCATCCCGTCAGTTTCCCCCCGGACACCGCCTCCCCAGCACTCGCGCCCTCGCCATGCAGACGGGTTTGCATCGCAACACCATTAGCAAGGTATATCGTCATTTAGAAGAAATCGGACTGGTGGAGTCCCTGGCGGGGTCAGGAATTTACGTCCGCGCTCTAGGTCACGAAGGGGGAGGTAGACTAAAATCTGCGATCGTAGAACAATATCCCCAAGCCAACAAAATCGTCCAGGAAAGCTTGGATAAGCTGCTGGGAGAGGGTTGTACCCTCAGTCAAGCCAGGGAGCTTTTTTTGGGAGAGATTGACTGGCGCTTGCGTTGCAGTGCGAGGGTCTTGGTGACTGCGCCTACCCAGGATATTGGCGTTGGCGAGTTGATGGTGCAGGAATTGGAACAAGCGCTCAAAATTCCGGTGCAACTGGTGCCTTTGGAGCAATTAAGCCTATTTCTGGATCAAACTCATGGTGGTACGGTGGTGACCAGTCGCTATTTTATCGGAGAAGCAGATGCGATCGCAGCACCTAAATCTGTCCGCGTCATCCCCGTAGATATCTACGACTACAGCACAGAAATTCAGCTAGTTAGGAGTTTACCAAAAGACAGTTGTGTTGGTCTTGTTAGCCTCAGTTCTGGTATTTTGCGGGCGTCAGAAGTGATTATTCACAGTCTCCGGGGTGAAGATTTGTTGGTGATGACGGCTCAAAAAGGAGATACTTATAAACTTAACGCATTGGTTCGCAGTGCCAGAACAATTATCAGCGATCAAGCTAGTTTCGCTGCGTTGAAAGCTGCTGTTGCAGAAGCGAGAGACGATTTGATTCGTCCGCCTCAATTAATCTGCTGCGATAACTATATTGGGCTTAAGTCGATTAATTTGCTCAAGCGGGAGTTGGGTTTGGGGTGATCGATCGCGAAAATAGAATACAACCTAACAAACAGCGCCAAACAATCATAGGATAATCAAATGATCGCCACCCAAATCCGTTTGTGGACTGTAGAAGAATACCACCGGATGATCGACGCTAATATTCTGACTACCGACGATAAAGTTGAACTTCTAGAAGGTCGAATTGTCCAAATGAGTCCCCAAAGTCCACCTCACGCAGGTACAACTCAACGCACCGATTATTATCTCCAAAATCTACTCCGAGATCTTGCCAATATTCGAGTCCAGTTACCCATTACCCTGTCTACCTCAGAACCAGAGTCGAATATTGCTGTAGTTCGCATCGATCCAGGTGCTTATGGCGATCGCCACCCTAATGCTAGCGACATCTTACTGCTAATAGAAATCGCTCATACTACTTTAAACATCGATCGCCAAGAAAAAGCACCTATTTATGCCAGAGCAAATATTTCCGAATATTGGATTTTAGATATTAGCAATCGCCGCGTTTATATTTTCCGTAACCCCACCGAATCTGGCTATCAAGAAGAATTTATTTTTAATGTAGATGCTGCGATCGCACCATTAGCTTTTCCCGAAATACAAATACCATTTTCTGAACTATTTATGCCTTAAATTTGCTTATTTAGGTACGTTCTTGCGCTAAAGCGCGGCATCGCAACAACGTACCTAATAACTTAATTAAACTAGCCCCTGCCCATACCACAAGTAATATCATTTCCGGTAGCATCGGTTACATAAAAAATTCGTGTGATTATTCTTATCTGCGTTTATCTGCGTACCCTGCGGGAAGGCTAATGCCTCCGGCACGCTTCGCGAACGCCTACATCTGTCTTCATCTGCGGTAAAATTTTAACCAACGATGAAAACAGAAAATTTGACGATATCTAACCATACAACCGGAAACGATATAACCTATGATCGCAACCATTAAACCTAAACCAAACCTAGAGGAGTTCCTAAAACTTCCAGAAACTAAACCTGCATCAGAATTTATCAATGAAGAAATCATTCAGAAACCTATGCCACAAGGTGAACACAGCCGATTACAGGCTAAACTTTGTACTGTCATCAACCAGATAACAGAAACACAAAAAATTGCTTACGCTTTCCCAGA
Proteins encoded in this window:
- a CDS encoding dienelactone hydrolase family protein, encoding MADIQIRTSNIKVTNGDLQIDAYYAEPTGPAPFPAVIVLQEIFGVNEHIRDVTERIAKEGYTAIAPAIFQRIAPGFETGYTPDDIQIGRDYAQQTKASELLSDIQATIDYLKSLSQVKKDGFGCIGFCFGGHVAYLAATLADIKATASFYGAGITTRTPGGGEPTITRTKDIKGTLYAFFGILDASIPAEQVDQIEAELTKHHIHHRVFRYDGVDHGFFCDRRGSYDATAAEAAWTQVKQLFQLLVKTSSE
- a CDS encoding GntR family transcriptional regulator, with amino-acid sequence MVQFHIQPDSEIPASTQLFNQIRFAIASRQFPPGHRLPSTRALAMQTGLHRNTISKVYRHLEEIGLVESLAGSGIYVRALGHEGGGRLKSAIVEQYPQANKIVQESLDKLLGEGCTLSQARELFLGEIDWRLRCSARVLVTAPTQDIGVGELMVQELEQALKIPVQLVPLEQLSLFLDQTHGGTVVTSRYFIGEADAIAAPKSVRVIPVDIYDYSTEIQLVRSLPKDSCVGLVSLSSGILRASEVIIHSLRGEDLLVMTAQKGDTYKLNALVRSARTIISDQASFAALKAAVAEARDDLIRPPQLICCDNYIGLKSINLLKRELGLG
- a CDS encoding Uma2 family endonuclease; translated protein: MIATQIRLWTVEEYHRMIDANILTTDDKVELLEGRIVQMSPQSPPHAGTTQRTDYYLQNLLRDLANIRVQLPITLSTSEPESNIAVVRIDPGAYGDRHPNASDILLLIEIAHTTLNIDRQEKAPIYARANISEYWILDISNRRVYIFRNPTESGYQEEFIFNVDAAIAPLAFPEIQIPFSELFMP